In Saccharomonospora marina XMU15, one genomic interval encodes:
- a CDS encoding 3'-5' exonuclease, translating into MSLVDLGRDARMQRTWLLVLDFEGLTPPGRPPEPIEVAATKLEYRSGSLVEIDRFESLIQPPAGIPVTWRERAAGFTPAMLTAAPPAREVMATLDRLLPAPDDEAASWPYRVVAHGAATERTLIYGQRQHCPNLAATPLLDNVRLARTVLTGLAHHGLSDVARHLGIPIPTNRHRAMADVELTVTVLTRLLEQGPWRSLHDLERDARLEPKHPTTDTAEQESLF; encoded by the coding sequence ATGAGCTTGGTTGATCTCGGCCGCGACGCCAGGATGCAACGGACCTGGTTGCTGGTCCTCGACTTCGAAGGACTCACCCCGCCAGGCCGTCCGCCGGAACCGATCGAGGTCGCCGCAACCAAGCTCGAATACCGCAGCGGCTCCCTGGTCGAGATCGACAGGTTCGAGTCGCTCATCCAGCCGCCCGCGGGCATACCGGTGACCTGGCGTGAGCGTGCGGCCGGTTTCACGCCAGCGATGCTCACCGCCGCGCCACCCGCCAGGGAGGTGATGGCCACCCTCGACCGGCTACTGCCCGCGCCCGATGACGAGGCGGCGAGCTGGCCATACCGGGTTGTGGCACACGGAGCGGCGACCGAGCGCACCCTGATCTACGGACAACGCCAGCACTGCCCGAACCTGGCGGCGACCCCACTACTCGACAACGTCCGACTCGCCCGCACCGTCCTGACCGGACTGGCGCATCACGGGCTCAGCGACGTCGCACGCCACCTGGGCATCCCGATCCCCACCAACCGGCACCGGGCGATGGCCGACGTCGAACTCACCGTCACCGTACTGACCCGCCTGCTCGAACAGGGGCCGTGGCGCAGTCTGCACGACCTCGAACGCGACGCTCGACTGGAGCCCAAACACCCGACGACAGACACTGCCGAGCAGGAGAGCCTGTTCTAG
- a CDS encoding acyltransferase domain-containing protein, with protein MSVPLRHRSAVLPLSASSPEELHAFAEHYLGLLDGEPALELDALCRTAANRPHPPFRHAVVGADSTTLSEQLRQFAARRFTPPPSGGKPRVVFVYSGQGAQRPGMGLELLSSEPAFTRRFAECEALVRVETGWSVLDVLEGRIPMDVERHIQPALWALQVSLTELWRDWGIEPHACIGHSMGEVAAAVATGALSVTDGAAVICRRSALLGEVASGGEMWAVQLGEQQARRLIIDDDRVDIAAVNSTGFTTLSGPKEAMQNVIDPLRALGVFCRRLRAGVASHSSCVDPILPRLVDALSDVQPRTAGVPLYSTVLARAALGEELTAAYWAANLREPVRFAQACQAVLAGAERTLFVEIGAHGTLGAALEDIAWPDLDRHRNVPSLRRDHAELESMLISVGAAFSYGCDPRWDRVMADRGQAEAPV; from the coding sequence ATGAGCGTGCCACTCAGGCACAGGTCGGCTGTGCTCCCGCTGTCCGCGAGCAGTCCGGAGGAACTCCATGCGTTCGCGGAACACTACTTGGGCCTCCTCGACGGCGAACCCGCACTTGAGCTAGATGCGCTGTGCCGCACCGCGGCGAACCGCCCGCACCCCCCGTTCCGGCACGCAGTTGTCGGCGCGGACAGCACCACTCTGAGCGAGCAGCTACGACAGTTCGCCGCGCGCCGGTTCACCCCACCCCCCAGCGGCGGCAAGCCGCGGGTAGTGTTCGTCTACTCTGGACAGGGGGCGCAGCGTCCGGGCATGGGCCTGGAGCTGCTATCCAGCGAACCTGCCTTCACCAGGCGGTTCGCCGAATGCGAGGCCTTGGTTCGCGTCGAGACCGGGTGGTCCGTACTGGACGTTCTGGAAGGCCGGATCCCGATGGACGTCGAGCGACATATCCAGCCTGCACTCTGGGCGTTGCAGGTGTCTCTGACCGAGCTCTGGCGAGACTGGGGAATCGAGCCGCACGCTTGCATCGGGCACAGCATGGGCGAGGTGGCTGCCGCCGTGGCGACGGGTGCCCTCAGCGTCACCGACGGCGCTGCCGTGATCTGCCGTCGCAGTGCGCTTCTGGGCGAGGTCGCCTCCGGCGGCGAGATGTGGGCGGTGCAGCTCGGTGAACAACAGGCTCGCAGGCTGATCATCGACGACGACCGGGTCGACATCGCGGCGGTCAACAGCACGGGGTTCACCACGCTGTCCGGTCCCAAAGAGGCGATGCAGAATGTGATCGATCCGCTGCGGGCGTTAGGGGTGTTCTGTCGCAGGCTGCGGGCTGGAGTCGCGTCCCACTCTTCGTGCGTCGACCCCATCCTCCCCAGGCTGGTCGACGCGCTGTCGGACGTACAACCGAGGACTGCCGGAGTTCCCCTGTACTCGACTGTGCTGGCGCGCGCCGCGCTGGGCGAGGAGCTGACTGCCGCTTACTGGGCCGCGAACCTGCGCGAGCCGGTCCGGTTCGCGCAGGCGTGCCAGGCGGTGCTGGCCGGAGCCGAACGCACGCTGTTCGTCGAGATCGGCGCCCACGGGACGCTGGGCGCGGCACTGGAAGACATCGCATGGCCCGACCTGGATCGGCACAGGAACGTGCCTTCGTTGCGGCGTGACCACGCCGAGCTGGAGTCGATGCTGATCAGCGTCGGCGCAGCGTTCAGTTACGGGTGCGATCCCCGTTGGGACAGGGTAATGGCTGACCGCGGTCAAGCCGAGGCCCCGGTGTAG
- a CDS encoding acyl carrier protein produces MSDPELREIVVSTYRDVLQVSHLGPDDDFFAEGGDSVKGVALLDRLHERTGVRLPISVLFMKRTAGEIADELAASLAR; encoded by the coding sequence ATGTCTGATCCCGAGCTTCGGGAGATTGTTGTGAGCACCTACCGGGATGTGCTTCAAGTGTCACACCTCGGGCCGGATGACGACTTCTTTGCGGAGGGCGGCGATTCCGTCAAGGGGGTGGCGCTGCTGGATCGATTGCACGAGAGGACGGGGGTGCGACTGCCGATATCGGTTCTATTCATGAAGCGAACTGCGGGCGAGATCGCGGACGAACTCGCCGCTTCGCTCGCCAGGTAG
- a CDS encoding phosphotransferase enzyme family protein has translation MTTTGTEDVEELLRAACDQAGIDARDAEPIRLGENAIFRLPGGIVARIARPGQLDAATREVRIARWLADHDIAAVRALDDLGQPIEAHGRAVTFWHELPEHHKGTPAQVATALRRLHDLPVTEPNPFSALEPFVRLDERITAATSLTDDDRAWLHQHLATLRGSYNNLPAGLPHTVLHGDAWVGNVVATNDNQVVLLDLERASIGPPEWDLVSTAIKHTSFAWITADDYRDFCHRYGHDVTTWNGFTLLRDIRELRMTCYLAQHAAENPRAHHEAELRVTCLRGRNGPRPWSWSPAS, from the coding sequence GTGACCACGACCGGAACCGAAGACGTCGAAGAGCTACTGCGCGCCGCCTGTGACCAGGCGGGCATCGACGCGCGGGACGCTGAGCCGATCCGGCTCGGGGAGAACGCGATTTTCCGGCTCCCCGGTGGCATCGTCGCCCGCATCGCCCGACCCGGCCAGCTCGACGCAGCCACCCGGGAAGTCCGCATCGCCCGATGGCTCGCCGACCACGACATCGCCGCCGTCCGCGCCCTCGACGACCTCGGCCAACCCATCGAGGCGCACGGGCGTGCGGTGACCTTCTGGCACGAACTGCCCGAGCACCACAAGGGCACCCCCGCTCAGGTCGCGACGGCGCTGCGCCGCCTGCACGACCTGCCGGTCACCGAGCCGAACCCGTTCTCCGCACTGGAGCCGTTCGTCCGGCTCGACGAACGCATCACCGCCGCCACCAGCCTCACCGACGACGACCGCGCCTGGCTCCACCAGCACCTCGCCACCCTGCGAGGGAGCTACAACAACCTCCCCGCCGGCCTGCCGCACACCGTGCTGCACGGCGACGCCTGGGTCGGCAACGTCGTCGCCACCAACGACAACCAGGTCGTGCTGCTCGACCTCGAACGCGCCTCCATCGGCCCACCCGAATGGGACCTCGTCTCCACCGCCATCAAACACACCAGCTTCGCCTGGATCACCGCCGACGACTACCGCGACTTCTGCCACCGCTACGGCCATGACGTCACCACCTGGAACGGATTCACGCTCCTGCGCGACATCCGCGAACTCCGCATGACCTGCTACCTCGCCCAACACGCCGCCGAAAACCCCCGCGCCCACCACGAAGCCGAACTCCGGGTTACCTGCCTACGCGGCCGGAACGGGCCCCGCCCCTGGTCCTGGTCGCCCGCGTCCTGA
- a CDS encoding lantibiotic dehydratase — protein MNGSDCPFDSHISLPSGEWAVWKPFALRAPGFPASGVSRLAAPDLARAADLVIGADATKRDWESYRSAFDAGMLKLSTELQSIARAPDFQLALTWQNHHAAKSGLGSFLRRRITVDGRNHRHRQKEDMLANYWQRYCVKNDTIGFFGPVGWGRLDERKLFSDVTVGSKLTSNSEVFFETWAIDSIAAKISMEDGMKKWLAPKIIPFVKIDERSAHLPGMRAVPLSPEESAVIRRCDGVTSAYQIAKDVDPDSVDNVYEILERLAGQRVLTWRLDLPISLHPETALREILSAVGEPTLAAEGLAKLDRLEAARDDVRLAGDDPVKLSHSLDALDEIFRQITCAEPSRNHGKMYAGRTLVFLDALRNVTPIMGCDFLTALRPLELVLRSVRWFTYEIGKELITKLLELMKSECQVSLAWLWMNSMPIILGQGSSIIDPVITELQRRWRLVLDCADNVRSLEYGARDLEARVAQAFPAPRAGWNAARYCSPDFMISAADPSAFRRGDFRLVLGELHIAINTLRSGILVALHPCPDELFKCVDAEGKEPRLHPVLPKQSGRLSARTRPALIRETDFMVSLFDQTTDPARPRVLRAADLSVERAGGRLWVTAPGGHRFDVLDVFSEMLMNLVGDKFDIFGDRSHTPRLTVDRLVVARESWVFSTEQLPFTLETDEAVRFARAREWVHDISLPHRVFVKVPGQQKPFYVDFDSPIYVNLLSKTVRAAVSAHDAAEPACLKFTEMMPSMENLWLRDSGDNYYTAELRLAVFDLMERS, from the coding sequence ATGAATGGTTCGGACTGTCCGTTCGACTCTCATATCAGCCTGCCTTCGGGCGAGTGGGCAGTGTGGAAGCCTTTCGCCCTGCGTGCGCCAGGTTTCCCGGCGTCCGGTGTGTCAAGGCTGGCTGCACCCGACCTCGCCCGCGCGGCTGACCTCGTCATCGGAGCCGATGCGACCAAACGGGATTGGGAGAGTTACCGCTCCGCCTTCGATGCCGGCATGCTCAAACTGAGCACTGAATTGCAGTCTATAGCTCGGGCCCCGGACTTCCAGTTGGCACTAACCTGGCAGAACCACCATGCCGCCAAGTCCGGACTCGGCTCCTTTCTTCGACGTAGGATCACGGTCGACGGCCGTAATCATCGGCACCGACAGAAAGAAGACATGCTTGCGAACTATTGGCAGCGATACTGCGTCAAGAATGACACAATTGGTTTTTTTGGCCCGGTTGGTTGGGGTCGCCTCGATGAGCGAAAGCTGTTTAGTGATGTGACGGTCGGCTCTAAACTGACCTCGAATTCTGAAGTGTTCTTCGAAACCTGGGCCATTGACAGCATTGCCGCGAAGATCAGCATGGAAGATGGGATGAAAAAGTGGCTTGCCCCGAAAATTATCCCTTTCGTCAAGATCGATGAACGATCTGCGCACCTGCCGGGTATGCGCGCCGTTCCTCTATCGCCGGAAGAGTCGGCAGTAATTCGTCGATGCGATGGCGTGACATCGGCGTATCAGATTGCTAAAGATGTAGACCCGGATTCGGTGGACAATGTCTATGAAATACTGGAAAGACTGGCCGGGCAGAGAGTTCTGACGTGGCGGCTGGATCTCCCGATCTCATTGCATCCGGAAACCGCTCTGCGTGAAATCTTGTCCGCTGTGGGAGAGCCCACGCTGGCCGCCGAAGGGCTGGCCAAGCTGGATCGACTGGAAGCGGCGCGCGACGACGTCCGGCTCGCCGGTGACGATCCAGTGAAATTGTCACACTCGCTCGATGCCCTTGACGAGATTTTCCGACAGATCACCTGCGCTGAGCCCAGCCGCAATCACGGCAAAATGTACGCCGGTCGAACTCTTGTATTTCTTGATGCCCTGCGTAATGTCACTCCCATTATGGGGTGCGACTTTCTGACAGCATTGCGACCGCTCGAGCTTGTCCTGCGTAGTGTGCGTTGGTTTACCTACGAAATTGGCAAGGAACTGATCACAAAGCTGCTTGAATTGATGAAAAGCGAGTGTCAGGTTAGCTTGGCCTGGTTGTGGATGAACAGCATGCCGATCATTCTCGGCCAAGGTAGCTCGATTATCGACCCGGTGATCACCGAGCTCCAGCGTCGCTGGCGGCTCGTGTTGGACTGTGCTGACAACGTGCGCAGCCTCGAGTACGGTGCTCGCGACTTGGAGGCGAGAGTAGCGCAGGCCTTCCCCGCGCCCCGGGCGGGATGGAATGCCGCGCGGTACTGCAGCCCCGATTTCATGATTTCGGCCGCTGACCCGTCAGCGTTTCGCCGTGGCGATTTTCGGCTGGTGCTCGGTGAGCTCCACATTGCCATCAATACGTTGCGCAGCGGAATTTTGGTGGCGCTTCACCCGTGTCCCGACGAGTTGTTCAAGTGCGTGGACGCAGAAGGGAAGGAGCCTCGGCTGCATCCTGTGTTGCCCAAGCAGTCCGGGCGTCTGTCCGCGCGGACACGCCCGGCCCTGATTCGCGAGACCGACTTCATGGTCAGTCTGTTCGACCAGACAACCGACCCGGCGAGGCCCCGAGTTCTGCGCGCCGCCGACTTGTCGGTCGAGCGTGCGGGTGGTCGGCTATGGGTGACCGCTCCTGGTGGGCATCGGTTCGACGTGCTGGATGTCTTCTCGGAGATGTTGATGAACCTGGTGGGTGACAAGTTCGATATCTTCGGTGACCGCTCGCATACTCCACGCCTCACGGTCGACCGGCTGGTGGTCGCCAGGGAGTCATGGGTCTTCAGTACAGAGCAGCTGCCCTTCACGTTGGAGACTGATGAGGCCGTCCGATTCGCTAGGGCACGGGAGTGGGTTCACGATATATCGCTGCCGCACCGGGTGTTCGTGAAGGTTCCCGGTCAGCAGAAGCCGTTCTACGTCGACTTCGACAGCCCGATCTACGTGAACTTGCTGTCGAAGACAGTTCGTGCTGCAGTCTCGGCGCACGATGCGGCGGAGCCCGCATGCCTCAAGTTCACGGAGATGATGCCGTCGATGGAGAATCTGTGGCTCAGGGACAGCGGGGATAACTATTACACGGCCGAACTGCGGTTGGCCGTGTTCGACCTTATGGAGCGATCATGA
- the fxlM gene encoding methyltransferase, FxLD system: MSTPGHTDTDAARAAEDPAELRKAMIAELWTMGAIRTDRVAAVFDEVPRHLFAPEATPAEAYKARDAVHVKRDEHGVPISTVSSPQLQAGMLEQSDIRPGMRALEIGSGGVNAAMMAWLAGPDGQVTTVDIDSDVTERARRLLDAAGYQRVNVILADAETGIADFAPYDRIIVTVGAWDIPQAWLDQLAPDGRLVVPLRVRGLTRSLELVREGDHLVSRSAEICGFVAMQGTGAHQEQLVPLRGTEAVMRFDDGWPGEQVPDLDGVLDTPRSESWTGVRVGAAESFETLQLWLATVFPGFGKLRAEASLRPTLVDDRIVWFDSAVIEGDSVAYLTTRGVEPGIAEFGAHAFGPHADDLAAAFCEQIRAWDREQRHGAGPTFGVWPPGTPDEQLPDGLVVDKQHQRITISWPSPTGQEHQEVTEKE, encoded by the coding sequence ATGAGCACACCGGGACACACCGACACCGACGCCGCCCGCGCGGCCGAGGACCCCGCCGAGTTGCGGAAGGCCATGATCGCCGAGTTGTGGACGATGGGAGCGATCCGCACCGATCGGGTCGCCGCCGTGTTCGACGAGGTGCCCCGGCACCTGTTCGCCCCCGAAGCGACACCGGCGGAGGCATACAAGGCCCGCGACGCGGTGCATGTGAAGCGGGACGAACACGGCGTGCCGATCAGCACGGTGTCCTCGCCGCAGCTGCAGGCCGGGATGCTGGAGCAGTCCGACATCCGCCCCGGGATGCGCGCCCTGGAGATCGGCTCCGGCGGTGTGAACGCGGCCATGATGGCGTGGCTGGCCGGACCCGACGGGCAAGTCACCACCGTCGACATCGACTCCGACGTCACCGAACGCGCCCGCAGGCTGCTCGATGCCGCCGGCTACCAGCGGGTCAACGTCATCCTCGCCGACGCCGAGACCGGGATCGCCGACTTCGCTCCCTACGACCGGATCATCGTCACCGTCGGCGCCTGGGACATCCCCCAGGCGTGGCTGGACCAGCTCGCCCCCGACGGGCGGCTGGTGGTGCCGCTGCGGGTGCGGGGGCTGACCCGTTCCCTGGAACTGGTCCGCGAAGGCGATCATCTGGTGAGCCGCTCGGCGGAGATCTGCGGCTTCGTCGCCATGCAAGGCACCGGAGCGCACCAGGAGCAGCTGGTGCCGCTGCGCGGTACCGAGGCGGTGATGCGGTTCGACGACGGCTGGCCCGGCGAGCAGGTACCCGACCTCGACGGCGTCCTGGACACCCCGCGGTCGGAATCCTGGACGGGTGTGCGGGTCGGCGCAGCCGAGTCGTTCGAGACGCTGCAACTGTGGCTGGCCACCGTATTTCCCGGGTTCGGCAAGCTGCGCGCCGAGGCATCGCTGCGGCCGACACTGGTCGACGACCGCATTGTGTGGTTCGACTCCGCGGTCATTGAGGGTGACTCGGTCGCGTATCTGACCACGCGCGGTGTCGAACCAGGGATCGCCGAATTCGGCGCGCACGCCTTCGGCCCGCACGCCGACGACCTCGCCGCCGCGTTCTGCGAGCAGATCCGTGCGTGGGACCGCGAGCAGCGCCACGGTGCCGGGCCGACCTTCGGCGTGTGGCCGCCCGGAACCCCGGACGAACAGCTGCCGGACGGTCTCGTTGTCGACAAGCAGCACCAGCGCATCACGATCTCCTGGCCTTCCCCGACAGGCCAGGAACACCAAGAAGTAACCGAGAAGGAGTGA
- a CDS encoding helix-turn-helix domain-containing protein codes for MAAEDRGPAGVGRRVRAARKLHPNLGQRQLADRMHVSVSLVRQVEQGRKPASPAFVAAAARALNLTVYDLYEQPSPQFGTEREGIAELETAVIAGPALATDDPPSPLDTLARAVATVAELQRKSRYDRSSAAMPDLLAALHTTAAHAHAGAEAERAHALLTHLYQCVTICLHRMGSPLAGQAAERAATAAGSSGDPLLAALCEGEIGLPLMHRGAYGAAERLAATGRRLAEAEPTGPAALTVRGYLHLRSAILSARSGDRATSDAHLAEAADCARILEPGADFYDTAFDPANVTIHSVAAAVELGDGATALSRNTPLPPNTLASRKGHHHVDLARAALLHGRRDQVLIELNNARALAPQLTRYHPQVHETVITLAHQDRRRSDSLATFARWAGIQL; via the coding sequence GTGGCAGCCGAGGACCGCGGGCCGGCGGGTGTCGGGCGGCGAGTGCGCGCCGCGCGCAAGCTGCACCCGAACCTGGGCCAGCGGCAGCTCGCCGACCGGATGCACGTGTCGGTCTCACTGGTGCGCCAGGTTGAGCAGGGCCGCAAACCGGCGTCTCCGGCGTTCGTCGCGGCGGCGGCGCGGGCGCTGAACCTGACCGTGTACGACCTGTACGAGCAGCCCAGCCCGCAGTTCGGTACTGAACGCGAGGGCATCGCCGAGCTGGAGACCGCCGTGATCGCGGGGCCTGCCCTGGCCACCGACGACCCGCCGAGTCCCCTGGACACGCTGGCGCGGGCTGTGGCCACGGTCGCCGAGTTGCAGCGCAAGTCGCGTTACGACCGGTCGTCGGCGGCGATGCCCGATCTGCTCGCCGCCCTGCACACCACCGCCGCGCACGCCCATGCGGGAGCCGAGGCCGAGCGGGCGCACGCGTTGCTGACCCACCTCTACCAGTGCGTCACGATCTGCCTGCACCGCATGGGTTCACCGCTGGCCGGGCAAGCCGCCGAACGCGCCGCCACCGCCGCGGGCTCTTCGGGCGATCCGCTGCTGGCTGCGTTGTGCGAGGGCGAGATCGGGCTGCCCCTGATGCACCGCGGCGCCTACGGCGCCGCCGAGCGCCTCGCCGCGACCGGACGTCGTCTGGCCGAGGCTGAGCCCACCGGCCCGGCGGCGCTGACCGTGCGGGGCTATCTGCATCTGCGCTCGGCGATCCTGTCCGCCCGCTCCGGTGACCGCGCCACCTCCGACGCGCACTTGGCCGAAGCCGCCGACTGCGCCCGCATCCTCGAGCCTGGCGCCGACTTCTACGACACCGCGTTCGACCCGGCCAACGTGACCATCCACTCCGTGGCCGCCGCCGTCGAGCTCGGTGACGGCGCCACCGCACTATCCCGGAACACTCCGCTCCCGCCCAATACCCTGGCTTCCCGGAAGGGACATCACCACGTCGACCTCGCCCGCGCGGCCCTGCTGCACGGGCGCCGCGACCAGGTCCTGATCGAACTCAACAACGCGCGGGCCCTGGCGCCGCAGCTGACCCGTTACCACCCGCAGGTCCACGAAACCGTGATCACACTCGCCCACCAGGACCGCCGCCGCTCCGATTCCCTGGCCACCTTCGCCCGCTGGGCCGGAATCCAGCTCTGA
- the fxlM gene encoding methyltransferase, FxLD system, which yields MNLTTTDMSPEALREALIGKVKEAGYARNGAVEDALRTVERHHYVPDAEPADAYANDIVVTKRTPDGEVLSCASQPGIVALLLDQLRPQPGDRVLEIGAGTGYNAALLAHLVGKDGRVTAIDVDGDIVDYARERVAAAGIGNAEVVLGDGARGHEPGAPYDGIIASVGAYGIPGDWLSQLAPGGRLVIPLRIRGSVSRSIAFERAPDGGWRSAEHAMCGFVPLRGGIADDPRSRIDLTGDNTVTLQSHQDQPFAPERLTGVLDQPRSEIWTGVTFARMESLEWLYLWLTCALPGGLRSMPAEQTAIDSGLITPMFRTGMAVPGDGELAYLAKRPGGHDSEGHELTETGVIGHGPHGGELAARVADEIRTWDRDFRHRGVRFEIPADGTDTSDPTRGRFFLARPHNPITVVWQ from the coding sequence ATGAACCTCACCACGACCGACATGTCGCCCGAAGCCCTGCGGGAAGCCCTGATCGGCAAAGTCAAGGAAGCCGGCTATGCCCGCAACGGGGCCGTCGAAGACGCGTTGCGGACAGTCGAACGCCACCACTACGTCCCGGACGCCGAGCCGGCCGACGCCTACGCGAACGACATCGTGGTCACCAAGCGAACCCCGGACGGCGAGGTGTTGAGTTGCGCCTCGCAACCCGGCATCGTCGCGCTCCTGCTGGACCAGCTGCGCCCGCAGCCCGGTGACCGTGTTCTCGAAATCGGTGCCGGAACCGGATACAACGCGGCGCTGCTGGCGCACCTCGTCGGCAAGGACGGCCGCGTCACCGCCATCGACGTGGACGGCGACATCGTCGACTACGCCCGCGAACGCGTCGCTGCCGCCGGCATCGGCAACGCCGAGGTCGTGCTCGGCGACGGCGCCCGCGGACACGAGCCCGGCGCACCCTACGACGGCATCATCGCCTCCGTCGGCGCGTACGGAATCCCCGGCGACTGGCTGTCCCAACTGGCACCCGGCGGACGGCTGGTGATCCCCCTGCGGATTCGCGGGAGCGTGTCGCGCTCGATCGCGTTCGAGCGAGCCCCCGACGGCGGCTGGCGCAGTGCCGAGCACGCGATGTGCGGCTTCGTCCCGCTGCGCGGCGGGATCGCCGACGACCCCCGCAGCCGGATCGACCTGACCGGCGACAACACCGTCACCCTCCAGTCCCACCAGGACCAGCCCTTCGCCCCCGAACGCCTGACCGGCGTACTCGACCAGCCCCGCAGCGAGATATGGACCGGAGTCACCTTCGCCCGGATGGAATCCCTGGAATGGCTGTACCTCTGGCTCACCTGCGCCCTACCCGGCGGCCTGCGCAGCATGCCAGCGGAGCAAACCGCGATCGACTCCGGCCTCATCACCCCGATGTTCCGCACCGGGATGGCCGTACCCGGCGACGGCGAACTGGCCTACCTCGCCAAGCGTCCCGGCGGCCACGACAGCGAGGGCCACGAACTCACCGAAACCGGCGTTATCGGGCACGGCCCCCACGGTGGTGAACTGGCAGCCCGCGTCGCCGACGAGATCCGAACCTGGGACCGGGACTTCCGGCACCGTGGCGTTCGGTTCGAGATTCCCGCCGACGGCACCGACACTTCCGACCCGACACGCGGCCGGTTCTTCCTCGCCCGCCCCCACAACCCCATCACCGTCGTCTGGCAGTAA
- a CDS encoding kinase, giving the protein MAPTGSESTRLAIVRGNSGSGKSSVALAVRSHLGRTCAVAAQDVVRRTILKERDVPGGVNIGLLSTVARYALDSGFHVIVEGILHAERYGDMLADLVADHRGRTGVYYLDVSFEESLRRHATRPQAAEFGPEHMREWYREQDLLGLAGEQLIPPTSSLQDTVRRILAEVFDQQHKRDLGPADSVALGSAVRQ; this is encoded by the coding sequence ATGGCACCCACCGGATCGGAGTCGACACGCCTCGCGATCGTGCGCGGCAACTCGGGATCGGGCAAAAGTTCCGTGGCGCTGGCCGTCCGGTCACATCTCGGCCGGACGTGTGCGGTGGCGGCTCAGGACGTGGTCCGCCGGACCATCCTCAAAGAACGTGACGTGCCCGGCGGCGTGAACATCGGTCTCCTCTCGACCGTGGCGCGCTACGCCCTCGACAGTGGCTTTCACGTGATCGTGGAAGGCATCTTGCACGCCGAGCGCTACGGCGACATGCTCGCCGACCTCGTCGCCGATCACCGCGGTCGCACCGGCGTCTACTACCTGGATGTCTCGTTCGAGGAGTCGCTGCGTCGGCACGCGACTCGGCCGCAAGCGGCCGAGTTCGGCCCCGAACACATGCGCGAGTGGTACCGCGAGCAGGACCTGCTCGGACTGGCCGGCGAGCAGCTCATCCCACCAACCTCCAGCCTGCAAGATACCGTCAGGCGCATCCTCGCCGAAGTCTTCGACCAGCAGCACAAACGAGATCTCGGCCCGGCCGATTCCGTTGCCTTGGGCAGCGCCGTACGCCAGTGA
- a CDS encoding ABC transporter permease — MVLLRLIGVHLRVSVLTELQYRANFFFSIAQSCMAVGTGLVVLSLVFSRIHRINGWSEPELLVVLGVFTMLGGVVKMVIRPAIRRYIDDVRDGTLDHILLKPADSQLLVGVRAVELWQGVDIITSVVLLTVGLSGVPRPITLAGVVLFGVSVLLSLVVVYCVLVMCGLTVFWLVQPQKILDVFDGLWSAGRWPVGIYPGWLRIGMTLLVPIGFAVTVPAEALLSRMAAGAFLWLLVMSCALLAFTRWLWGFCMRRYTGASA, encoded by the coding sequence GTGGTCCTGCTTCGACTGATCGGTGTGCATCTGAGAGTCTCGGTCCTCACCGAGTTGCAGTACCGAGCCAACTTCTTCTTCAGTATCGCGCAGTCGTGCATGGCCGTGGGCACCGGCCTGGTGGTGCTCAGCCTGGTGTTCTCCCGGATCCACCGGATCAATGGCTGGAGCGAGCCGGAGCTGCTGGTGGTGCTCGGAGTCTTCACCATGCTCGGTGGCGTGGTGAAGATGGTCATCCGGCCGGCCATTCGCCGCTACATCGACGACGTCCGGGACGGGACGTTGGACCACATCCTGCTCAAGCCTGCCGACTCTCAGCTTCTCGTCGGCGTTCGGGCCGTCGAGTTGTGGCAGGGCGTCGACATCATCACCTCGGTCGTCCTGCTCACGGTTGGCCTATCCGGCGTACCGCGGCCGATCACGCTTGCGGGGGTGGTGCTGTTCGGCGTTTCCGTCCTGCTCAGCCTGGTGGTCGTCTACTGCGTGCTGGTGATGTGCGGCTTGACGGTGTTCTGGCTGGTGCAGCCTCAGAAGATCCTCGACGTGTTCGACGGCTTGTGGTCGGCGGGCCGCTGGCCGGTCGGCATCTACCCGGGATGGCTGCGGATCGGGATGACGCTGCTCGTCCCCATTGGGTTCGCGGTGACCGTGCCGGCAGAGGCCCTGTTGTCCCGGATGGCGGCGGGCGCTTTCCTCTGGCTGCTCGTGATGAGCTGTGCGCTGCTGGCCTTCACACGGTGGTTGTGGGGATTCTGCATGCGCCGCTACACCGGGGCCTCGGCTTGA